A window from Triticum aestivum cultivar Chinese Spring chromosome 6D, IWGSC CS RefSeq v2.1, whole genome shotgun sequence encodes these proteins:
- the LOC123145939 gene encoding uncharacterized protein — MGAASSSCAAGPSSSSPVPRRRPRIGLGGCFGAGSSAGDHGGLAAAAAAAASSSRALQAATRQAERAAAGLDFQPSLSAKDLRHTSESDPRVHPSSSTISHRLRFNHLDCHENKEHALRIKDAETSGLGSSSGKDAMIRGNLSNEVGNDERTSGEGVSPMAQELVEPAPDNVHIDAVFITEVSGSMSQSDFHSSLMASERIMPGLEDGEAALRRTSSRDVLSSERSDVSQSSLTSMLPATSSASSIIGESIPDATASREDVPTIFSVSHGQIGGSTVHEDMVSIFSNDGPEHSRDSSNGETRRNHRRVLWDSFSRRGSRGYLDSDTDDLGFYSRWLDLGDDLFGDEVEEARYFHRRRHGSIRVNQYSRSRIREHRRAIFDSGNGQSTAACPLGIHQIGRCTCDAFLVAEESSARASISRIVMLTEALFEVLDEIHRQPSSLSLSMASAQAPESVVNSLPCKSYKKLETAQCSADMEQCHICLTEYEDGDQIRSLPCKHEFHLQCVDKWLKEIHRVCPLCRGDVCEGVVAS; from the exons ATGGGCGCCGCGAGCAGCAGCTGCGCCGccggcccgtcgtcgtcgtcgccggtgcCGCGGCGCCGGCCGCGGATCGGCCTCGGCGGGTGCTTCGGGGCCGGATCCTCCGCGGGCGACCACGggggcctcgccgccgccgccgccgcggccgcctcctcctcgcgcGCCCTCCAG GCAGCAACTCGGCAAGCAGAGCGAGCAGCGGCTGGGCTAGATTTCCAGCCTTCTCTGTCTGCTAAGGATCTTCGCCACACCAGCGAGTCAGACCCAAGAGTGCATCCGTCTTCAAGCACCATAAGTCACCGCCTCCGATTCAACCACCTGGACTGTCACGAGAACAAGGAGCATGCCCTGCGAATTAAAGATGCTGAGACGAGTGGTCTCGGGAGTTCGTCAGGAAAGGATGCCATGATTAGGGGAAATCTCAGTAATGAAGTTGGCAATGATGAGAGAACATCTGGAGAAGGGGTTAGTCCTATGGCACAAGAGCTTGTAGAACCTGCACCTGACAATGTCCATATTGACGCAGTTTTCATTACAGAAGTTAGTGGCTCCATGTCCCAGTCTGATTTCCACTCCTCGCTGATGGCATCTGAAAGGATCATGCCTGGCTTGGAAGACGGCGAGGCAGCTCTCCGCAGGACTTCATCCAGAGATGTTTTGTCAAGTGAAAGATCAGATGTTTCTCAATCCAGCTTAACATCCATGTTGCCTGCTACTTCAAGTGCATCATCCATCATTGGAGAATCAATTCCAGATGCAACTGCTAGCAGAGAAGATGTTCCAACCATATTCAGTGTGTCACATGGTCAGATTGGTGGAAGTACAGTGCATGAAGACATGGTTAGCATTTTCTCAAATGATGGCCCAGAACACTCTCGAGATTCCAGCAATGGTGAAACAAGAAGAAATCATAGAAGAGTCCTATGGGATTCGTTTTCAAGACGTGGTTCTAGAGGTTATCTAGATTCAGACACTGATGATCTGGGATTTTACAGTAGATGGCTAGACCTTGGCGATGATCTTTTTGGAGATGAGGTTGAGGAGGCACGATACTTTCATCGTAGACGCCATGGTTCAATCAGAGTAAACCAGTATTCAAGATCTCGG ATTAGGGAGCACCGTCGTGCTATTTTTGATAGTGGGAACGGACAAAGTACTGCTGCTTGTCCTTTGGGGATTCACCAAATTGGCAGATGCACCTGTGATGCATTCTTGGTCGCTGAAGAATCTAGTGCTCGTGCAAGTATATCAAGAATTGTCATGTTAACGGAGGCATTATTTGAG GTATTGGATGAGATTCATCGGCAACCCTCatcactttcactttccatggcctCTGCTCAAGCTCCAGAGTCTGTGGTTAATTCATTACCATGTAAGAGCTACAAAAAGCTTGAGACAGCCCAATGCAGTGCTGATATGGAACA GTGCCATATCTGCTTAACTGAATATGAGGATGGAGATCAGATAAGAAGTCTCCCATGCAAACATGAGTTTCACCTGCAGTGTGTCGACAAGTGGCTTAAAGAAATACACAG GGTGTGCCCGTTGTGTCGTGGGGACGTCTGCGAAGGTGTTGTTGCCTCTTGA